A stretch of the Lactuca sativa cultivar Salinas chromosome 9, Lsat_Salinas_v11, whole genome shotgun sequence genome encodes the following:
- the LOC111907716 gene encoding steroid 5-alpha-reductase DET2: MMIPVLENFMFDEPSVWVTATTVATLLSTVYLGFAELIGNHLQYSKFSNSNNSDKKQGIKLSSRTGFLILYTPAFLAGVVSFFVFPGGGIRFLLLKFAVTFHFFKRDFEVLFVHKYSGGMILGSTILISIFYFAAAVSMIVVHYLSLGLPDPSIDLKYIGLIMFVVGIFGNFYHHNLLSKLRKDKDKGYKIPNGGLFNLVICPHYLFEIMIFVGLSFISQTPLAFACTFGDSMYLIARSYETRKWYVNKFEDFPKSIKCVIPYVF; encoded by the exons ATGATGATCCCGGTGCTGGAGAATTTCATGTTCGATGAACCGTCGGTTTGGGTTACAGCGACGACGGTGGCGACGTTGCTGTCAACCGTTTACTTAGGTTTTGCAGAGTTGATCGGGAATCATCTCCAGTATTCCAAATTCTCCAACTCTAATAATTCCGACAAAAAACAAGGTATCAAGCTATCAAGCAGAACAGGTTTTTTGATTCTCTACACGCCGGCGTTCCTCGCCGGAGTTGTTTCCTTCTTCGTCTTCCCCGGCGGTGGTATCAGATTCCTTTTGCTCAAATTTGCAGTTacctttcatttcttcaaaagagATTTCGAG GTTCTGTTTGTTCACAAGTACAGTGGTGGGATGATTTTGGGCTCAACCATTCTTATATCCATCTTTTATTTCGCAGCAGCTGTAAGCATGATTGTCGTCCATTACCTGAGCCTAGGGCTTCCGGATCCTTCCATTGATCTAAAATACATCGGTTTGATCATGTTTGTGGTTGGAATCTTCGGCAACTTTTATCACCACAATCTCCTTTCGAAACTAAGAAAAGATAAGGATAAAGGATACAAGATCCCTAATGGAGGACTTTTTAATTTGGTGATTTGCCCACATTATCTATTTGAAATCATGATATTTGTGGGGTTATCTTTTATCAGCCAAACACCACTGGCTTTTGCATGCACTTTTGGGGACTCCATGTACTTGATTGCAAGGAGTTATGAGACAAGAAAATGGtatgtaaataagtttgaagatTTTCCTAAAAGCATCAAGTGTGTCATACcatatgtattttaa